From Paenibacillus sp. V4I7, one genomic window encodes:
- a CDS encoding PadR family transcriptional regulator produces MNTLSYGLLSLLTRNSRTGYELTQNIQPFWQAKHSQIYPLLAQLEQKGYVEFVHVPQSDKPDKKVYSLTDNGREALKQWIAEPTDEPVVRDELALKVFCIGLVDKEQARKVLHEREVYYQEKKERFAQSYERIKQDAVKPLEELEIHDPLFGLYVLIQKATLKVDADLVWCEWMKSKLK; encoded by the coding sequence ATGAATACCCTTTCATATGGCTTACTAAGCCTTTTAACCAGAAATTCCCGAACTGGCTATGAACTAACGCAAAACATTCAGCCATTTTGGCAAGCGAAGCATAGTCAAATCTACCCTCTCCTCGCCCAATTAGAACAGAAGGGGTATGTTGAATTTGTGCATGTTCCTCAGTCGGATAAACCGGATAAAAAGGTCTATTCCTTAACAGATAATGGCAGGGAGGCACTCAAGCAATGGATTGCAGAGCCTACAGATGAGCCCGTTGTAAGGGATGAGTTGGCACTGAAAGTATTCTGTATTGGCCTGGTTGACAAAGAACAAGCACGGAAAGTACTTCATGAGCGTGAGGTATACTACCAGGAAAAGAAAGAACGGTTCGCACAATCTTACGAACGAATTAAACAGGATGCTGTTAAACCTCTTGAGGAATTGGAGATCCATGATCCGCTATTCGGGCTTTATGTGCTAATCCAGAAAGCAACGCTCAAAGTAGACGCAGACTTGGTCTGGTGCGAATGGATGAAGTCTAAGCTCAAATAA